A genomic window from Salvelinus alpinus chromosome 10, SLU_Salpinus.1, whole genome shotgun sequence includes:
- the LOC139532930 gene encoding inner centromere protein-like encodes MEGSTLTQRRAECQLTEREIQTDYMMELGARLVLVWQIQREQEKEMKTIWFETRKMPSLIEENVRDVTNRPLTEFMAPCIDSLPPLAFTNRRPIPTMLHPPSPLAIRTQDAQRFIVFSYFVPAECPVATETTADVSAGKREDLSTDTHLSSMLHRYLPHFFNKDSIPPPQTVEENTEVSVAPVAIYNIKEEDRFYPFSLPPLAQRFIGNSFNVPETSQPAVSATECRVAKVATAGTATVKRENRWAARILPSVLPPYLPPVIDDDFMPPEHTVEDAYEVSFATEATSGTATVDGVDRSAAKCPVPMLPPSLPRVFDIDYKLPGAAVEGTNKCPGASETTNDVSTHLKEDMAADQSPPDPAALPPSSPCICDSDHKLTKEEKEDATESSVATKITVGTSIVQGEDLDKSPAPRLPPILSHILDNDHKQPEEMIEGATECSVAAEASDANLTLATRNDEWPTPLICVVTKTPVRVVASISRSEDEEPRPWTLEEAKDYWIRLEIESEERSVKEVSPREGLKSEVDCAHSKCSNGTVSSERAETILGRVGFLVRNHMQKIPFLKMEEKEKNKKLNKKLKDDEKERKEMKDKEEEQKKRERKEMKEREKEQKKVMKAEKKMEKLEQKKREKESKEKEKAEKKRLEGLVKIHNDMMKDRIKKEKKCSEELKKREKAQAEFLEMERKIQVKEEKNREKMRKEERKRLEKKKKRESAGRGTEKVIEEQGRDESLKMDE; translated from the exons ATGGAGGGTTCAACGCTGACACAGAGGAGGGCTGAGTGTCAGTTGACGGAAAGGGAGATCCAGACAGATTACATGATGGAGCTGGGAGCCAGGTTGGTTCTGGTGTGGCAGATCCAGAGGGAGCaggagaaggagatgaagacGATTTGGTTTGAGACGAGGAAAATGCCAAGCCTGATTGAGGAG AATGTGAGAGATGTGACCAACCGTCCACTCACTGAGTTCATGGCTCCCTGTATTGACTCCCTCCCACCACTGGCTTTCACCAATCGGAGGCCTATACCAACCATGTTGCATCCCCCCTCTCCATTGGCCATACGCACTCAGGATGCACAGCGATTCATTGTATTTTCCTACTTTGTCCCTGCTGAGTGCCCAGTTGCCACAGAGACCACTGCAGATGTATCTGCTGGTAAAAGAGAGGACTTATCGACAGATACACATCTTTCCTCAATGCTGCATCGATACCTGCCACACTTCTTTAACAAGGACTCCATTCCACCACCGCAGACAGTAGAGGAAAACACTGAGGTCTCAGTTGCTCCAGTGGCAATATATAATATCAAGGAAGAGGACAGATTCTATCCTTTCTCCCTCCCACCACTGGCTCAGCGGTTCATTGGCAATTCATTCAATGTCCCGGAAACCTCCCAGCCTGCTGTTTCAGCCACGGAGTGCCGAGTTGCCAAAGTGGCCACTGCAGGTACAGCCACTGTCAAGAGAGAGAACCGATGGGCAGCTAGAATTCTTCCCTCAGTGCTTCCTCCATACCTGCCACCAGTCATTGACGATGACTTCATGCCTCCAGAGCACACAGTAGAGGATGCCTATGAGGTCTCATTTGCTACAGAGGCCACTTCAGGAACAGCTACTGTTGATGGAGTGGACAGATCAGCAGCTAAATGCCCTGTCCCAATGCTGCCTCCAAGTCTGCCACGTGTCTTTGACATTGACTACAAACTGCCAGGGGCGGCAGTAGAGGGAACCAACAAGTGTCCAGGTGCCAGTGAAACAACCAATGATGTGTCCACTCACCTCAAAGAGGACATGGCAGCCGATCAAAGCCCTCCTGACCCTGCAGCACTGCCTCCAAGCTCGCCATGTATCTGTGACTCTGACCACAAACTGACCAAGGAGGAAAAAGAGGATGCCACCGAGTCCTCCGTTGCCACAAAGATCACTGTAGGCACATCCATTGTCCAGGGAGAGGACCTGGATAAAAGCCCTGCTCCAAGGCTGCCTCCAATCTTGTCACACATTTtggacaatgaccataagcagCCAGAGGAGATGATAGAGGGCGCCACTGAGTGCTCAGTCGCTGCAGAGGCATCAGATGCTAACTTAACTCTGGCAACCCGCAATGATGAGTGGCCCACCCCTCTGATCTGCGTTGTCACTAAGACGCCTGTTAGAGTGGTAGCCTCCATAAGCAGGTCAGAGGATGAGGAACCCAGGCCCTGGACCCTGGAAGAGGCAAAG GATTATTGGATACGCCTTGAAattgagagtgaagagaggagcgTCAAGGAGGTGAGCCCGAGGGAGGGATTGAAGAGTGAGGTGGACTGTGCCCATTCCAAGTGCTCCAATGGGACGGTTTcatcagagagagcagagaccatCCTGGGAAGAGTGGGCTTTCTGGTCAGGAACCACATGCAGAAAATCCCGTTTTTGAAAATGGAGGAAAAAGAGAAAAATAAGAAACTGAATAAGAAGTTGAAAGAtgacgagaaagagagaaaggagatgaaAGACAAGGAGGAGGAGCaaaaaaagagggagaggaaagagatgaaggagagagagaaagagcagaagaAAGTCATGAAGGCTGAGAAAAAGATGGAGAAGTTagaacagaaaaagagagagaaggaaagcaaAGAGAAGGAAAAGGCAGAGAAAAAGAGGCTAGAGGGGCTGGTGAAGATACATAATGACATGATGAAAGACAGAATTAAGAAAGAGAAGAAGTGTTCTGAGGagctgaaaaagagagagaaagctcaAGCTGAGTTcctggagatggagagaaagattcAAGTTAAAGAGGAGAAGAATAGAGAAAAgatgaggaaagaggagaggaagagactagagaagaagaaaaagagggAGTCAGCTGGACGTGGAACTGAGAAGGTGATAGAAGAGCAGGGAAGGGATGAAAGCTTGAAGATGGATGAGTAG
- the LOC139531364 gene encoding uncharacterized protein: MEGSTLTQRRAECQLKERTIQTDYMMELGARLALMWQIQREQEKEMKTIWFETRKMPSLIEENVRDVTNRPLTEFMAPRIDSLPPLAFTNRRPIPTMLHPPSPLAIRTQDAQRFIVFSYFVPAECAVATEDTADVSAGKREDLSTDTHLSSMLHRYLPHFLNNDSIPPQQTVEETTEVSVAPVAISNIKEEDRFYPFSLPPLTQRFIGNSFNVPETSQPAVSATECRVAKVATAGTATVKRENRWAARILPSVLPACLPPVIDDDFMPPEHTVEDAYEVSFATEATSGTATVDGVDRSAAKCPVPMLPPSLPCVFDIDYKLPGAAAEGTNKCPVASETTNDVSTHLKEDMAADQSPPDPAALPPSSPCICDHKLTKEEKEDATESSLATEITVGTSILQGEDLDKSPAPRLPPILSHILDNDHKQPEEMIEGATECSVAAEASDANLTLATRNDERPTPLICVVTKTPVIVGASISRSEDEEPRPWTLEDAKDYWIRLEIESEERSVKEVSPSEGFKSEVDCAHSKCSNGTVSSERAETILGRVGFLVISGHHMQKITFLKMEEKEKNKKLNKKLKDDEKERKEMKHKEEEQKKRERKEMKEREKEQKKVMKAEKKREKLEQKKREKESKEKEKAEKKRLEGLMKIHNDMMKDRIKKEKKWSEELKKREKAQAEFLEMERKIQVKEEKKREKRRGRDWRRRKRGSQLEVELRG; encoded by the exons AATGTGAGAGATGTGACCAACCGTCCACTCACTGAGTTCATGGCTCCCCGTATTGACTCCCTCCCACCACTGGCTTTCACCAATCGGAGGCCTATACCAACCATGTTGcatcccccctctccattagccATACGCACTCAGGATGCACAGCGGTTCATTGTATTTTCCTACTTTGTCCCTGCTGAGTGCGCAGTTGCCACAGAGGACACTGCAGATGTATCTGCTGGTAAAAGAGAGGACTTATCGACAGATACACATCTTTCCTCAATGCTGCATCGATACCTGCCACACTTCTTAAACAATGACTCCATTCCACCACAGCAGACAGTAGAGGAAACCACTGAGGTCTCAGTTGCTCCAGTGGCAATATCTAATATCAAGGAAGAGGACAGATTCTATCCTTTCTCCCTCCCACCACTGACTCAGCGGTTCATTGGCAATTCATTCAATGTCCCGGAAACCTCCCAGCCTGCTGTTTCAGCCACGGAGTGCCGAGTTGCCAAAGTGGCCACTGCAGGTACAGCCACTGTCAAGAGAGAGAACCGATGGGCAGCTAGAATTCTTCCCTCAGTGCTGCCTGCATGCCTGCCACCAGTCATTGACGATGACTTCATGCCTCCAGAGCACACAGTAGAGGATGCCTATGAGGTCTCATTTGCTACAGAGGCCACTTCAGGCACAGCTACTGTTGATGGAGTGGACAGATCAGCAGCTAAATGCCCTGTCCCAATGCTGCCTCCCAGTCTGCCATGTGTCTTTGACATTGACTACAAACTGCCAGGGGCGGCAGCAGAGGGAACCAACAAGTGTCCAGTTGCCAGTGAAACAACCAATGATGTGTCCACTCACCTCAAAGAGGACATGGCAGCCGATCAAAGCCCTCCTGACCCTGCAGCACTGCCTCCAAGCTCGCCATGTATCTGTGACCACAAACTGACCAAGGAAGAAAAAGAGGATGCCACCGAGTCCTCCCTTGCCACAGAGATCACTGTAGGCACATCCATTCTCCAGGGAGAGGACCTGGATAAAAGCCCTGCTCCAAGGCTGCCTCCAATCTTGTCACACATTTtggacaatgaccataagcagCCAGAGGAGATGATAGAGGGCGCCACTGAGTGCTCAGTCGCTGCAGAGGCATCAGATGCTAACTTAACTCTGGCAACCCGCAATGATGAGCGGCCCACCCCTCTGATCTGCGTTGTCACTAAGACGCCTGTTATAGTTGGAGCCTCCATAAGCAGGTCAGAGGATGAGGAACCCAGGCCCTGGACCCTGGAAGATGCAAAG GATTATTGGATACGCCTTGAAattgagagtgaagagaggagcgTCAAGGAGGTGAGCCCAAGTGAGGGATTCAAGAGTGAGGTTGACTGTGCCCATTCCAAGTGCTCCAATGGGACGGTTTcatcagagagagcagagaccatCCTGGGAAGAGTGGGCTTTCTGGTCATTTCTGGTCACCACATGcagaaaatcacgtttttgaaAATGGAGGAAAAAGAGAAAAATAAGAAACTGAATAAGAAGTTGAAAGAtgacgagaaagagagaaaggagatgaaACACAAGGAGGAGGAGCaaaaaaagagggagaggaaagagatgaaggagagagagaaagagcagaagaAAGTCATGAAGgctgagaagaagagggagaagttagaacagaaaaagagagagaaggaaagcaaAGAGAAGGAAAAGGCAGAGAAAAAGAGGTTAGAGGGGCTGATGAAGATACATAATGACATGATGAAAGACAGGATTAAGAAAGAGAAGAAGTGGTCTGAGGagctgaaaaagagagagaaagctcaAGCTGAGTTcctggagatggagagaaagattcaagttaaagaggagaagaagagagaaaagaggagaggaagagactggagaagaagaaaaagagggAGCCAGCTGGAGGTGGAACTGAGAGGGTGA